In Pantoea cypripedii, the following proteins share a genomic window:
- a CDS encoding DUF1283 family protein: MKKLFPALLAAALTSSVLLTAPLASAQTDKLIIENGNSAASNEAARQSKEQWNDTRNLRNKVNTRVEKEFDKADKAFDTRDSCEKSYNVNAYWEPTTLRCLDRRTGRPIAP; encoded by the coding sequence ATGAAAAAACTGTTTCCCGCACTACTGGCTGCGGCACTGACCTCCAGCGTACTGCTGACTGCCCCCCTGGCTTCCGCGCAGACCGATAAACTGATCATTGAAAACGGCAACAGCGCTGCCAGCAATGAGGCGGCACGTCAGAGTAAGGAACAATGGAATGACACCCGTAACCTGCGCAACAAGGTAAACACCCGCGTCGAAAAAGAGTTCGACAAAGCTGACAAAGCGTTTGATACCCGTGACTCCTGCGAAAAAAGCTATAACGTCAACGCTTACTGGGAACCCACCACCCTGCGCTGCCTCGATCGTCGTACTGGCCGCCCGATCGCACCATAA
- a CDS encoding DUF1161 domain-containing protein, translating to MNKRVAVIVLSLLALPMLAQASCESVKADISKKIISNGVAESDFTLDIVPNDQADQAGGQVVGHCENDSQKIVYKKLNHDADSNEPNAAGSSQDSSSQ from the coding sequence ATGAATAAACGTGTAGCCGTTATCGTGCTGTCTCTGCTGGCATTACCGATGCTGGCGCAGGCCTCCTGTGAAAGCGTAAAAGCAGACATCAGCAAAAAAATCATCAGTAACGGCGTAGCCGAGTCAGATTTTACTCTGGATATCGTGCCGAACGATCAGGCCGACCAGGCCGGTGGGCAGGTTGTGGGCCATTGCGAAAACGACAGCCAGAAAATTGTCTACAAAAAGCTGAACCACGACGCTGACAGCAACGAACCCAATGCTGCGGGCAGCTCACAGGATTCATCTTCACAGTAA
- a CDS encoding MDR family MFS transporter encodes MTESAEIQTGNRHWILVACMLAMFMAAIEVTIVATAMPTIIADLGGFSQFGWVFSIYLLTQAVTVPLYGRLADMWGRKTLFFVGVSLFLIGSVLCGFAHSMTWLILFRAFQGLGAGAIMPLTTTIVADIYSPRERASVQGWLSSVWGVAAILGPLSGAWLVQHFSWAVIFWVNVPIGLISMLLLARFLPAREQQQSCALNITGCAWLMLSVSALLIALLQAEVLGYWLLLFVVMAFIAAMFLKRHEQRAAAPLFPLAIWRSRLIVAGNAGNLIIGAAMMGISAFLPTWIQGITGGTPLQAGSALAMMSIGWPLASTLSGRLMLMTSYRFTAQLGALLLIAGSALLLLLRADSSIMQAGLTAFVIGTGMGMTSTTFLVSVQNHAHYEIRGICTASIMFSRMLGSAIGTALMGAVLNYNLMLRLPQASDPMQKIMSHESRQALPHGTLQEWIAQIASSLHWVFVVALLIASLTLWIAWLMPHQRPENE; translated from the coding sequence ATGACTGAGAGCGCAGAAATACAAACGGGAAACCGTCACTGGATCCTCGTAGCCTGCATGCTGGCTATGTTTATGGCGGCAATTGAGGTCACCATTGTGGCGACGGCGATGCCCACCATCATTGCCGATCTGGGCGGCTTCTCGCAGTTTGGCTGGGTTTTCTCCATTTATCTGCTCACCCAGGCGGTGACGGTGCCGCTTTACGGGCGGCTGGCAGATATGTGGGGCCGGAAAACGCTATTTTTTGTTGGCGTTTCGCTGTTCCTGATCGGTTCGGTGCTGTGTGGCTTTGCCCATAGCATGACGTGGCTGATTCTGTTCCGCGCTTTTCAGGGGCTGGGGGCGGGAGCCATCATGCCGCTGACCACCACCATCGTCGCGGACATCTACTCGCCGCGTGAACGCGCCAGTGTGCAGGGCTGGCTCTCCAGCGTCTGGGGCGTCGCGGCAATACTCGGCCCGCTGAGCGGCGCCTGGCTGGTGCAGCACTTCAGTTGGGCGGTGATTTTCTGGGTCAACGTGCCGATTGGGTTGATCTCTATGCTGCTGCTGGCGCGATTCCTTCCCGCTCGTGAACAGCAGCAAAGCTGCGCGCTAAACATCACTGGCTGTGCCTGGCTGATGCTCAGCGTCAGCGCGTTACTGATCGCCTTGTTGCAGGCCGAGGTTCTTGGCTACTGGTTGCTGCTGTTCGTGGTAATGGCGTTTATCGCCGCGATGTTCCTCAAACGCCATGAGCAACGCGCGGCGGCACCCTTGTTCCCGCTGGCCATCTGGCGCAGCCGGTTAATTGTGGCGGGCAATGCGGGCAATCTGATTATCGGGGCAGCGATGATGGGGATCAGCGCTTTCCTGCCCACCTGGATTCAGGGCATTACCGGTGGCACACCGTTACAGGCGGGCAGTGCGCTGGCGATGATGTCGATTGGCTGGCCGCTCGCCAGCACCCTGAGTGGGCGCCTGATGCTGATGACCTCTTACCGCTTTACCGCCCAGTTGGGGGCGCTATTGTTAATTGCCGGTAGCGCGCTATTGCTGCTGTTGCGCGCCGACAGCAGCATTATGCAGGCTGGACTCACCGCTTTTGTCATCGGCACCGGCATGGGGATGACCAGCACCACCTTCCTGGTTTCGGTACAAAACCATGCGCATTACGAGATTCGCGGCATTTGTACCGCGTCGATTATGTTTAGCAGGATGCTGGGTTCGGCGATTGGGACGGCGCTGATGGGGGCGGTGCTGAATTATAACCTGATGCTTCGGCTGCCGCAGGCCAGCGATCCGATGCAAAAGATCATGTCGCATGAAAGCCGCCAGGCATTGCCACACGGAACATTGCAGGAGTGGATAGCCCAGATTGCCAGTTCGTTGCATTGGGTGTTTGTGGTGGCGCTGCTGATTGCCAGCCTGACGCTGTGGATTGCGTGGCTGATGCCGCATCAGCGACCGGAGAATGAGTAG
- a CDS encoding ABC transporter permease: MQNASLARRAGLAVLAIVVVVGLLVWGLGLDTLRARRVDLIYLGQQHLFLVFWSMFFALLVGIPSGILLSRPFARRWAEYVMQIFNVGNTLPPLAVLALAMVIVGIGDRPALIALFLASLLPIVRNTFAGLSAVPPSLLEAANGIGMTKFQRLRQVEIPNALPVILAGVRIATAINVGTAPLAFLIGASSYGELIFPGIYLNDFPTLILGAAATALFALILDMLLAAVGRILSPHSAA, translated from the coding sequence ATGCAAAACGCATCGCTTGCCCGACGAGCCGGGTTGGCAGTGCTTGCCATTGTGGTGGTGGTTGGGCTGCTGGTCTGGGGACTTGGGTTGGATACGCTGCGCGCCCGCCGGGTGGATTTAATCTACCTTGGGCAACAGCATCTGTTTTTGGTGTTCTGGTCGATGTTCTTCGCGCTGCTGGTCGGCATTCCCAGCGGCATTTTGCTAAGCCGTCCGTTTGCCCGGCGCTGGGCCGAGTACGTGATGCAGATTTTCAACGTCGGCAACACATTGCCGCCGCTGGCTGTGCTGGCACTGGCGATGGTGATTGTCGGCATCGGCGATCGTCCGGCGTTAATTGCGCTGTTCCTCGCCTCTCTGCTGCCTATCGTGCGGAATACCTTTGCTGGACTGAGCGCGGTGCCCCCCTCGTTGCTCGAAGCCGCCAACGGTATTGGCATGACCAAATTTCAGCGTTTACGCCAGGTGGAAATCCCCAATGCGCTGCCGGTGATCCTCGCCGGGGTACGGATTGCGACTGCCATCAATGTTGGTACTGCGCCGCTGGCTTTTTTGATTGGTGCCAGCAGCTACGGCGAGCTGATTTTTCCGGGCATCTATCTCAACGATTTCCCAACGCTGATCCTCGGTGCAGCGGCAACCGCCCTGTTCGCGCTGATCCTCGATATGCTGCTTGCCGCAGTGGGACGCATCCTCAGCCCGCACTCAGCGGCATAA
- a CDS encoding glycine betaine ABC transporter substrate-binding protein — protein MATANLLARWAKRTALALTATLALSQAAAAATPIVMATKSFTEQHILSAMTVMWLQKKGFQVIPKTNIATTIGRNAMINKQIDMTWEYTGTSLIIFNHINKPMSSQQAYQTVKDLDGKLGLIWLDPAPMNNTYAFAMKRERADKEGISTMSQLVAKLEQIRQTDPDHNWKLGLDLEFAGRSDGLKPLQKAYNMPLDRPQIRQMDPGLVYNAVLEGFVDAGLIYTTDGRVKGFDLKVLEDDKHFFPSYNVTPVVRKDVLESHPGLAAALNQLSPLITDEAITEMNKRVDIDHQSPEQVARDFLQSKNML, from the coding sequence ATGGCCACTGCCAACCTGCTGGCGCGCTGGGCAAAACGCACCGCGCTGGCGCTGACCGCAACCCTGGCACTCAGCCAGGCCGCTGCGGCCGCCACCCCAATTGTGATGGCGACTAAAAGTTTTACCGAGCAGCACATCCTTTCCGCCATGACGGTGATGTGGCTGCAAAAGAAAGGTTTTCAGGTGATCCCAAAAACCAATATCGCCACCACCATTGGACGTAACGCGATGATCAACAAACAGATTGATATGACCTGGGAATATACCGGGACGTCGCTGATCATCTTTAACCACATCAATAAGCCGATGTCGTCACAGCAGGCTTATCAAACGGTGAAAGACCTCGACGGTAAGCTGGGGCTGATCTGGTTGGACCCGGCACCCATGAACAATACCTACGCCTTCGCCATGAAACGCGAACGTGCTGACAAGGAAGGGATCAGCACCATGTCGCAGCTGGTGGCAAAGCTGGAGCAGATTCGTCAGACCGACCCGGATCATAACTGGAAGCTGGGGCTGGACCTGGAGTTTGCCGGGCGTTCTGATGGCCTCAAGCCGTTACAGAAGGCCTATAACATGCCGCTTGACCGCCCACAGATTCGGCAGATGGACCCCGGTCTGGTGTACAACGCGGTGCTGGAAGGTTTTGTTGATGCTGGCCTGATCTATACCACTGACGGACGTGTAAAAGGCTTTGATCTCAAGGTGCTGGAGGATGATAAGCACTTCTTCCCAAGTTACAACGTCACGCCGGTGGTGCGTAAAGATGTGCTGGAGAGCCATCCGGGGCTGGCAGCGGCGCTAAATCAGTTGTCACCGTTGATCACGGACGAGGCGATCACCGAAATGAATAAACGCGTCGATATCGATCACCAGTCTCCTGAACAGGTGGCACGTGATTTCCTTCAATCCAAAAACATGCTGTAA
- the osmW gene encoding osmoprotectant ABC transporter permease OsmW, with translation MDTLHYIMDNWDTLLALTWQHTWLVLVAVGFAIVVGVPLGILIVRFKWLATPVLGIATIVLTIPTIALFGLMIPLFSLIGQGIGALPAITAVFLYSLLPIVRNTHTALENLPPGLREAGRGIGMTFWQRLRWVEIPMALPVIFGGIRTAVVMNVGVMAIAAVIGAGGLGLQLLDGISGSDVRMLIAGALMICVLAIVLDWLLHRLQSALTPKGIR, from the coding sequence ATGGATACCCTGCATTACATCATGGATAACTGGGACACCCTGCTGGCCCTGACCTGGCAGCATACCTGGTTGGTGCTGGTGGCAGTGGGTTTTGCCATTGTCGTTGGTGTGCCGCTCGGCATTTTGATTGTGCGCTTTAAATGGCTGGCGACGCCGGTATTGGGTATTGCCACCATTGTGCTGACTATTCCGACCATCGCGCTGTTTGGCCTGATGATTCCGCTGTTTTCGCTGATCGGTCAGGGTATTGGTGCCCTGCCTGCCATCACCGCCGTGTTTCTTTATTCACTGCTGCCAATTGTGCGTAACACCCACACCGCACTAGAGAACTTACCACCGGGGCTGCGTGAAGCAGGACGTGGTATCGGCATGACCTTCTGGCAGCGTCTGCGCTGGGTCGAGATCCCCATGGCATTGCCGGTGATTTTTGGTGGTATCCGCACCGCCGTGGTGATGAACGTCGGTGTGATGGCGATTGCCGCGGTGATCGGTGCGGGTGGTTTGGGCCTGCAACTGCTGGATGGCATCAGCGGCAGCGATGTCCGTATGTTGATTGCCGGTGCGTTGATGATTTGTGTGCTGGCTATTGTGCTTGACTGGCTGCTGCATCGTTTGCAGTCGGCGCTGACTCCTAAGGGGATTCGATAA
- the osmV gene encoding osmoprotectant ABC transporter ATP-binding protein OsmV, with the protein MIKLENLTKTFTQKNGTRFNAVDNVSLEVPAGEMCVLLGPSGCGKTTTLKMINRLIPATSGRILINGEDTSMQDTVTLRRNIGYVIQQIGLFPNMTIEENITVVPRMLGWDKKRCRERATELMSMVALDPTKFLHRYPREMSGGQQQRIGVIRALAADPPVLLMDEPFGAVDPINREVIQNEFLDMQRQLKKTVMLVSHDIDEALKLGDRIAVFGQGKIVQCASPDELLAKPANDFVGSFVGQDRTLKRLLLVQAGDVTDQQPTITVQRSTPLQEAFATMDDNDMRSVTVVDNDGKPLGFVKRREARGANGRCEEMLHTFTVTGKAEENLRVVLSKLYEHNLVWMPIVDEDGRYSGEISQDYIADYLSSGRTRRRLNP; encoded by the coding sequence ATGATAAAACTGGAAAACCTGACGAAAACCTTTACCCAGAAAAACGGCACCCGCTTCAATGCCGTTGATAACGTCAGCCTGGAGGTTCCCGCCGGGGAAATGTGTGTGCTGCTCGGTCCTTCTGGCTGCGGCAAAACCACCACGCTGAAAATGATAAACCGACTGATTCCCGCGACCAGTGGCAGAATTTTGATCAATGGTGAAGACACCAGCATGCAGGATACCGTGACGCTACGCCGTAATATCGGCTATGTGATCCAGCAGATTGGTTTGTTCCCCAATATGACGATTGAAGAGAACATCACCGTGGTGCCTCGTATGCTGGGCTGGGATAAAAAACGTTGCCGTGAACGCGCGACCGAGCTGATGAGCATGGTGGCGCTGGATCCGACAAAATTCCTGCATCGCTACCCACGCGAGATGTCCGGTGGTCAGCAGCAGAGGATCGGCGTGATCCGCGCGCTGGCGGCGGATCCACCGGTACTGCTGATGGATGAACCTTTCGGTGCCGTTGACCCGATTAACCGCGAGGTGATCCAGAATGAATTCCTCGACATGCAACGGCAGTTGAAGAAGACGGTGATGCTGGTCAGCCACGATATCGACGAGGCATTGAAGCTCGGTGACCGCATTGCGGTGTTTGGACAGGGCAAAATTGTGCAGTGCGCCAGCCCGGATGAATTGCTGGCGAAACCGGCGAATGATTTTGTCGGTTCGTTTGTCGGCCAGGACCGGACCCTGAAACGTTTGTTGCTGGTGCAGGCGGGTGACGTCACCGATCAGCAGCCAACCATTACCGTGCAGCGCAGCACCCCGCTACAGGAAGCCTTCGCCACCATGGACGATAACGATATGCGCTCGGTAACGGTGGTGGATAATGATGGTAAGCCGCTGGGGTTTGTGAAACGCCGCGAAGCTCGCGGGGCCAATGGACGCTGTGAAGAAATGCTGCATACCTTTACCGTCACCGGCAAAGCCGAAGAGAACCTGCGTGTCGTCCTGTCCAAATTGTATGAACACAATTTGGTATGGATGCCGATTGTCGATGAGGATGGTCGCTACAGCGGGGAAATTTCGCAGGATTATATTGCGGACTACCTGAGTTCGGGCCGGACACGTCGGCGGTTGAATCCTTAA
- a CDS encoding nucleobase:cation symporter-2 family protein, which produces MSHSDEKGLLYGLEARIGPVPAFFAALQHVLASVVGIITPPLIIGSVLGLQAYIPYLISMSLLVSGLGTFIQARRFMGIGAGMICLQGTSFAFLGVILSGGLMVKARGGSPEEIMAMIFGCNLIAALIPMLISRCIAPLRKVLTPVVTGTVITLIGISLIKVSITDWAGGHNAADFGAPWNLALGALTLLVIVALNRSRNRWARLIAVVAGIAVGCIAAALTGHLQLKPMATTSWLVMPGFFRFGFNFDWAIFVPIALVSVISVIEAVGDLTANCLLSRQPIEGEGFQRRLQGGILADGISCVLAAMFSAFPNTTFAQNNGVIQMTGVASRYVGMVIGLMLVLLGVFPVIGNLLQQIPPPVLGGATLVMFGSVVAAGIRVMTQTPLGRREMLIVAVSFGLGLGVEAVPDVLKQFPMIITNLFGHAVTTGGILAIVLNVMLPSEQSNAALTTAAAEDSH; this is translated from the coding sequence ATGTCGCACTCAGATGAAAAAGGTTTGCTGTACGGGCTGGAAGCACGCATAGGCCCAGTCCCCGCATTTTTTGCCGCACTGCAACATGTGTTGGCCAGCGTAGTGGGGATCATCACGCCGCCGCTGATTATTGGTTCGGTACTGGGATTACAGGCTTATATTCCTTATCTGATTAGCATGTCGTTACTGGTCTCCGGTCTGGGTACCTTTATCCAGGCGCGGCGTTTTATGGGCATTGGCGCGGGGATGATCTGCCTGCAAGGCACCAGTTTTGCCTTCCTCGGCGTGATCCTGTCTGGCGGCCTGATGGTGAAAGCACGCGGCGGATCGCCGGAAGAGATCATGGCGATGATCTTTGGTTGCAACCTGATCGCCGCCCTGATCCCGATGCTGATCAGCCGCTGTATCGCGCCGTTACGTAAAGTGTTAACACCCGTGGTGACCGGCACCGTGATCACCCTGATTGGCATCAGCCTGATAAAAGTCAGCATCACTGACTGGGCCGGTGGTCATAACGCGGCTGATTTCGGCGCGCCGTGGAACCTGGCGCTGGGTGCACTGACGTTGCTGGTGATTGTGGCACTCAACCGTTCACGTAACCGCTGGGCACGACTGATTGCAGTGGTGGCGGGCATCGCCGTAGGTTGTATTGCTGCCGCGCTGACCGGCCATCTCCAACTGAAACCGATGGCAACCACCAGCTGGCTGGTGATGCCGGGCTTTTTCCGCTTTGGCTTCAACTTCGACTGGGCGATCTTTGTGCCGATTGCGCTGGTTTCTGTGATTAGCGTTATCGAAGCGGTAGGGGATCTCACTGCCAACTGCCTGCTGTCGCGCCAGCCGATTGAGGGAGAGGGCTTCCAGCGTCGTTTGCAGGGCGGCATCCTGGCGGATGGCATCAGCTGCGTGCTGGCCGCGATGTTCTCTGCTTTCCCGAACACCACCTTCGCGCAGAATAACGGTGTGATTCAGATGACCGGTGTCGCCAGCCGTTATGTCGGCATGGTGATTGGTCTGATGCTGGTGTTGCTGGGCGTGTTCCCGGTGATTGGTAATCTGTTGCAGCAAATTCCGCCGCCGGTATTGGGTGGGGCAACGCTGGTGATGTTCGGTAGCGTAGTCGCTGCGGGGATCCGCGTGATGACGCAGACGCCACTGGGACGGCGTGAAATGCTGATTGTGGCAGTGTCATTTGGTCTGGGTCTGGGTGTAGAAGCGGTGCCGGATGTGCTGAAACAATTCCCGATGATCATCACCAATTTGTTTGGCCATGCGGTGACCACCGGCGGCATCCTGGCGATTGTGCTTAACGTGATGCTGCCATCAGAGCAGAGCAACGCTGCACTGACGACAGCCGCCGCAGAGGACTCCCATTAA
- the bioD gene encoding dethiobiotin synthase: MLGGRVKTLFITGTDTAVGKTVVSRALLQCFAQAGQCAVGYKPIAKSAKQTPEGLRNKDALLLQQASGLVLPYASINPITLEEDEISTSPTHQIDYPLLSKGLAALQERAPHVVVEGTGGWRCLMNDLQPLSSWVKQEQLPVILVVGIKEGCISHALLTAEAIAQDGLPLVGWVANRINPGLAHYAEIIDVLSEKLAAPLLGELPYLPRAEQRELSGYLDLSLLDNRLAHNDSAKPAA, translated from the coding sequence ATGTTAGGAGGAAGGGTGAAAACACTCTTTATCACCGGTACCGACACCGCGGTGGGCAAAACCGTGGTTTCCCGCGCGCTGCTGCAGTGCTTTGCACAGGCAGGTCAGTGCGCCGTGGGTTATAAGCCCATTGCTAAAAGCGCAAAACAGACCCCTGAGGGTTTGCGTAACAAGGATGCGCTGTTATTGCAGCAGGCTTCTGGCCTGGTATTACCATATGCTTCGATCAATCCTATTACTTTGGAAGAGGATGAAATCAGCACCAGTCCCACCCATCAAATTGATTATCCGCTGCTCAGTAAAGGGCTGGCTGCCTTGCAGGAGCGCGCCCCGCATGTAGTGGTTGAGGGTACGGGTGGCTGGCGCTGCCTGATGAATGATCTGCAACCGCTCTCAAGCTGGGTAAAACAGGAGCAATTGCCGGTGATTCTGGTGGTTGGGATTAAAGAAGGATGCATCAGCCATGCTTTACTGACTGCCGAGGCCATAGCACAGGATGGCTTGCCGCTGGTGGGTTGGGTTGCCAATCGCATCAACCCTGGGCTGGCACATTATGCTGAAATCATTGATGTGCTGAGTGAAAAGCTAGCCGCACCGTTATTGGGTGAGTTGCCTTATCTGCCGCGTGCAGAACAGCGCGAGTTGAGTGGCTATCTCGATCTTTCGCTGCTGGATAACCGCCTGGCGCACAACGACAGTGCAAAACCCGCAGCGTGA
- the mlc gene encoding sugar metabolism global transcriptional regulator Mlc produces MNQDSQPGHIDQIKQTNAGVVYRLIDHFGPISRIELSKRAQLAPASITKIVREMLDAHLVQETEFQEAGSRGRPAIGLLLDTLAWHYLAVRIQPGHITLTLRDLSSRALQEERLPLIVGPDKPLLQELLELIDAFFIRHQKKLERLTAIAITLPGLINAASGVVHRIPGYDIEDMPLGETLSQRSGVPVFVQHDISAWTLAESLFGASRGAQDVIQIVIDETVGAGVITGGQLLHKSGRALVEIGHTQIDPYGQQCYCGNHGCLETVASIGSLLNLAKLRLPTQPESRLHAAPLTIETLCQAAQQGDRLATDVIAGVGHHIGRMLAMMVNIFNPRQILIGSPLNQAADVLFPAVSSTIRQQALPAYSDEIQLAPTAFNEPGTLGAAALIKDALYSGHLLVKLLQG; encoded by the coding sequence GTGAATCAGGACAGTCAACCTGGCCACATTGACCAGATAAAGCAGACCAATGCAGGCGTGGTTTACCGACTGATCGATCATTTCGGCCCGATTTCGCGTATAGAACTTTCCAAACGCGCCCAGCTGGCGCCTGCCAGCATTACCAAAATCGTCCGTGAAATGCTGGATGCGCATCTGGTTCAGGAAACCGAGTTTCAGGAAGCGGGCAGCCGTGGACGTCCGGCTATCGGCCTGCTGCTGGATACCCTGGCCTGGCACTATCTGGCGGTGCGTATTCAGCCTGGTCACATCACCCTGACATTACGCGACCTCAGCAGCCGAGCCTTGCAGGAGGAGCGTCTGCCGTTGATCGTCGGCCCGGACAAGCCGTTGTTGCAGGAGCTGCTGGAACTGATCGATGCCTTTTTTATCCGACATCAGAAAAAGCTGGAGCGCCTGACGGCTATCGCCATTACGCTGCCGGGCCTGATTAACGCTGCATCCGGTGTTGTGCACCGTATCCCCGGTTACGATATTGAGGATATGCCGCTGGGCGAGACCCTGTCGCAGCGCAGCGGTGTGCCGGTTTTCGTGCAGCATGATATTTCCGCCTGGACTCTGGCTGAATCGCTGTTTGGCGCATCACGCGGGGCGCAGGACGTGATTCAGATTGTGATTGATGAAACCGTGGGAGCCGGGGTGATTACCGGTGGACAACTGCTGCACAAGAGCGGGCGGGCGCTGGTGGAAATTGGTCACACGCAAATTGATCCTTATGGTCAGCAGTGTTACTGCGGCAATCATGGCTGCCTGGAAACCGTCGCCAGCATTGGCAGTTTGCTTAACCTGGCGAAATTGCGCCTGCCGACCCAGCCGGAGAGCCGCCTGCACGCGGCCCCGCTAACGATTGAAACCCTGTGTCAGGCGGCACAGCAGGGCGATCGTCTGGCGACCGATGTGATTGCCGGGGTCGGACATCATATTGGCCGCATGCTGGCAATGATGGTTAATATCTTCAATCCACGCCAAATACTTATCGGTTCCCCCCTCAATCAGGCCGCTGACGTCCTGTTTCCTGCTGTCAGCAGCACCATTCGCCAGCAGGCTTTGCCCGCTTACAGCGACGAAATCCAACTGGCCCCCACCGCGTTTAACGAACCCGGCACATTAGGCGCTGCGGCGTTAATCAAAGATGCCCTTTATTCCGGTCATTTGCTGGTAAAACTGCTCCAGGGTTGA
- a CDS encoding LysR family transcriptional regulator gives MNIELRHLRYFIAVAEELHFGRAAQRLNISQPPLSQQIQQLEQEIGAQLFTRTNRSVQLTAAGQQFLLDARGIMLQVEQAASRAVRLHNGQEGELRIGFTSSAPFTGLVSDALYHFRQRWPEVHIQMQEINTRQQLAPLHEGRLDLGVMRNTPLPADLQHQLLLREPLCAVVHWAHPLADAESISIQALANEPFVFFDPQGGTALYGEILALLHRYQIKPFVTQEVGEAMTILGLVATGLGVSILPASFRRARLADVVWLPLHESDALSEVWLVWSATREPSAQMANMMMLLQRNAET, from the coding sequence ATGAATATCGAACTGCGTCATCTGCGCTATTTCATTGCCGTGGCAGAAGAGTTGCATTTTGGCCGTGCTGCTCAGCGCCTGAATATTTCACAGCCGCCGCTCAGCCAGCAGATCCAGCAGCTGGAACAGGAGATTGGTGCGCAGCTGTTTACCCGTACCAATCGCAGCGTGCAACTGACCGCCGCCGGGCAGCAGTTTTTACTGGATGCGCGCGGGATCATGCTGCAGGTCGAACAGGCCGCCAGCCGTGCCGTCAGGTTACATAATGGTCAGGAAGGGGAGCTGCGCATCGGTTTTACCTCATCCGCGCCTTTTACCGGGCTGGTTTCTGATGCGCTCTACCATTTCCGTCAGCGCTGGCCGGAAGTCCATATCCAGATGCAGGAGATCAACACCCGGCAGCAGCTGGCACCGTTGCATGAAGGACGTCTCGATCTGGGTGTGATGCGCAATACACCGTTGCCCGCTGATTTGCAGCATCAATTGTTGCTGCGTGAGCCGCTCTGTGCGGTGGTGCATTGGGCGCATCCGCTGGCCGATGCCGAGTCCATCTCCATCCAGGCACTGGCCAATGAACCCTTTGTTTTCTTTGATCCCCAGGGCGGCACTGCCCTATATGGTGAGATTCTTGCCTTACTGCATCGTTACCAGATCAAACCTTTCGTCACCCAGGAAGTCGGTGAGGCGATGACGATTCTCGGGCTGGTAGCGACCGGGCTGGGGGTGTCGATATTACCCGCGTCGTTTCGCCGTGCACGGCTGGCTGATGTGGTCTGGCTACCGCTGCATGAAAGCGATGCGCTTTCGGAGGTATGGCTGGTGTGGTCAGCCACCCGCGAACCCAGCGCGCAGATGGCGAATATGATGATGCTTTTACAGCGCAACGCCGAAACTTAA